Proteins encoded in a region of the Bacillus sp. T3 genome:
- a CDS encoding 3-oxoacyl-ACP synthase encodes MPIGIVSTGIYLPKRTMTAQQIADRAGIPVNVVVEKMGIKQKLVPGLEDHTCEMGIFAAKRAIAKAEIDPRSIDVIIYIGEEHKEYPLWTAGIKLQQEIGAVNAWAFDVALRCGTTIMGLKLAKSLMNGDPAIKTVLLAGGYRNVDFINYQNQRTRFMFNLGAGGGAILLKKGYGANIVLDTEIMTDGSFSEDVIVPVGGTKKPLTKENLDLYMLDVTDPEGMKRRLEQKSMANFLKVIRSSLKKSGYKEEDVSYVGLLHMKRSAHEYVLSQLGLSLDQSIYLEDYGHIGQIDQILSLELAEKAGKLKKGDIVVLVSAGIGYAWGATTIRWGKGDNG; translated from the coding sequence ATGCCGATTGGAATTGTAAGTACTGGAATCTATTTACCAAAACGGACAATGACGGCTCAGCAAATTGCCGATAGAGCTGGAATCCCTGTGAATGTGGTTGTTGAAAAAATGGGGATTAAGCAAAAGCTTGTACCGGGACTGGAAGATCATACGTGTGAAATGGGAATTTTCGCTGCAAAAAGAGCGATTGCAAAAGCGGAAATCGATCCACGGTCAATTGATGTCATTATTTATATTGGTGAAGAGCATAAGGAGTATCCGCTTTGGACCGCTGGGATCAAGCTTCAACAGGAAATAGGTGCGGTTAATGCTTGGGCGTTTGATGTAGCATTGCGCTGTGGAACGACCATTATGGGATTAAAATTGGCTAAATCCTTAATGAATGGGGATCCCGCCATTAAAACGGTATTGCTCGCTGGGGGATATCGGAATGTAGATTTTATTAATTATCAAAATCAACGAACTCGATTCATGTTTAATCTTGGAGCAGGCGGTGGGGCGATTTTATTAAAGAAGGGTTATGGTGCGAACATTGTTTTGGATACTGAAATTATGACAGACGGGTCATTTTCAGAGGATGTGATCGTTCCTGTCGGCGGAACGAAAAAGCCGCTGACAAAAGAAAACCTTGATCTTTATATGCTAGATGTTACCGATCCAGAAGGTATGAAAAGGCGGCTTGAGCAGAAATCGATGGCCAATTTTTTAAAGGTAATCAGATCGTCCTTAAAGAAAAGCGGCTATAAAGAGGAGGATGTTTCCTACGTTGGGCTTCTCCATATGAAGCGTTCCGCACATGAATATGTTTTATCTCAGTTGGGGCTTTCACTAGATCAATCTATCTATTTAGAGGATTACGGTCACATCGGGCAGATTGATCAAATCCTGTCGTTAGAGCTTGCTGAAAAGGCCGGAAAACTGAAGAAAGGGGATATCGTTGTTCTAGTTAGTGCAGGAATCGGCTATGCATGGGGGGCAACGACAATCCGCTGGGGGAAGGGTGATAATGGTTGA
- a CDS encoding AzlC family ABC transporter permease, with protein MAEMVMNKQASEFKKGLQAGLSIAIGYFPIALTFGLLAKTTGLTLTETVLMSLVVYAGASQYIALSLISLGTGSFEIILTTFIVNIRHFLMSASLNEMCEEDQTKKKVAYSFGITDETFSVAATNENNVTTGYMFGLTIIAYLSWVINSGVGYLLGSALPQTLQESMSVALYAMFIGLLVPSLKKSVKVVLLAVMSASFNTIFTIGEWLSTGWSIVVSTLLSAVIIEIVNSFKLRQGGRGIE; from the coding sequence ATGGCAGAAATGGTAATGAATAAGCAAGCCTCTGAATTTAAAAAAGGTTTGCAAGCAGGTCTAAGCATCGCAATTGGCTATTTTCCGATTGCATTAACGTTTGGTTTGTTAGCCAAAACGACAGGATTAACTTTAACAGAAACAGTGTTAATGAGTTTGGTTGTTTATGCTGGTGCCTCACAATACATAGCTTTGAGTTTAATTTCTTTGGGGACAGGGTCTTTCGAGATCATCCTTACCACATTTATTGTGAATATTCGTCATTTTCTGATGTCTGCATCACTCAATGAAATGTGCGAAGAGGACCAAACAAAAAAGAAAGTCGCTTATTCATTCGGGATTACAGATGAAACGTTTTCGGTCGCAGCAACAAACGAGAATAACGTTACGACTGGATATATGTTTGGTTTAACGATCATTGCTTATTTAAGCTGGGTCATTAACTCAGGTGTTGGCTATTTGCTAGGGTCAGCTTTGCCTCAAACGTTGCAAGAAAGCATGTCTGTTGCGCTTTATGCGATGTTCATCGGTCTGTTGGTTCCTTCGTTAAAGAAGAGTGTCAAAGTTGTTTTGTTAGCGGTCATGTCCGCTTCATTTAATACAATTTTTACTATTGGTGAATGGCTTTCAACTGGTTGGTCGATTGTGGTTTCAACGCTTCTATCCGCTGTCATAATTGAGATTGTCAATTCGTTCAAACTAAGACAAGGGGGCAGGGGTATTGAATAA
- a CDS encoding AzlD domain-containing protein, translating into MNNHIIWMIFGMGIVTFIPRMLPFVLFKGKQLPPFIQGVLRNVPYATLGALIFPGVLLIQEDVWYGVLGACAAFLVAFLGANVIIVVLGSIAVLTLYSFLF; encoded by the coding sequence TTGAATAATCACATCATCTGGATGATTTTTGGGATGGGAATTGTGACTTTCATTCCAAGAATGCTTCCATTTGTTTTGTTTAAAGGAAAACAGCTACCGCCTTTTATTCAAGGGGTTTTGCGAAATGTACCGTACGCAACCTTAGGGGCGCTCATTTTTCCGGGAGTTTTATTGATTCAGGAGGATGTTTGGTATGGCGTGCTCGGAGCTTGTGCGGCCTTTTTGGTTGCCTTTCTTGGGGCTAACGTTATTATTGTCGTGTTAGGCTCCATCGCTGTCTTAACACTCTATTCGTTTTTGTTTTAA
- a CDS encoding competence protein ComK, with amino-acid sequence MSKKIIMIEEFKPPSMIQECKSPIMIKDYEINPHSMLIMPIQYGSKLYSRIIELEREVIVPFRPSVVIDKSCKYFGSSLSGRLNGAKHLTGYTQKVPITIDPTNNIIFLPTHSSTNEQCHWLALRHFVSLKSETSSSTLVTFSKNKSYIIPCSKWSLGNQIGRSAHFCFMLDRQLKNNF; translated from the coding sequence TTGAGTAAAAAAATTATAATGATTGAAGAATTTAAGCCGCCATCGATGATTCAGGAATGTAAGTCTCCAATTATGATTAAGGATTATGAAATTAACCCCCATTCAATGCTAATCATGCCTATTCAGTACGGAAGTAAGCTTTATTCAAGGATTATTGAGCTTGAACGGGAAGTGATTGTTCCGTTTCGACCTTCAGTGGTTATTGACAAAAGCTGTAAGTACTTTGGTTCTAGTCTAAGTGGAAGATTAAATGGAGCTAAACATCTTACAGGCTACACACAAAAAGTTCCAATCACCATAGACCCCACGAATAACATTATTTTCTTGCCCACACATTCATCCACCAACGAGCAATGTCATTGGCTTGCACTTCGGCATTTCGTGAGCCTCAAATCTGAGACTTCAAGTAGTACCCTTGTAACCTTTTCCAAAAACAAATCCTATATCATTCCTTGTTCTAAGTGGTCCCTTGGGAACCAAATAGGACGATCAGCTCATTTTTGTTTTATGTTAGATCGGCAGTTAAAGAATAATTTTTAA
- a CDS encoding alpha/beta hydrolase gives MTIIKLKKINLVNGETIAYREREGGEKKVLLIHGNMTSSKHWDLVLENMDPFYKLYAVDLRGFGESSYHQKIFSLKDFADDVKLFVDALNLIDFSIVGWSTGGGVAMQFIIDHPGYANKLILLDSVSTRGYPIYAVNQSGTPDLSRRLTTYEQVQSDPARAIPIQTAYRQKNRDLLKAIWNGIIYDRNRPEPERYEEYVDDMLTQRNYAEVNHALNTFNISCFDHEAAKGTNRAKAISIPVLVLRGEHDLVITANMAQEMMEDLGDNARFVELKNCGHSPLVDDLEQLLGVISEFLNF, from the coding sequence TTGACTATCATTAAGCTGAAAAAAATAAATTTAGTAAATGGCGAGACAATCGCCTATCGCGAACGGGAGGGAGGTGAGAAAAAAGTACTATTGATTCATGGTAATATGACATCTTCTAAACATTGGGATTTAGTTTTAGAAAACATGGATCCTTTCTATAAACTATATGCGGTTGATTTAAGGGGATTTGGTGAATCAAGTTATCATCAGAAGATTTTTTCACTCAAGGATTTTGCTGATGATGTCAAACTATTCGTCGATGCGCTCAACTTAATTGATTTTTCGATAGTTGGTTGGTCAACCGGTGGTGGAGTGGCAATGCAATTTATAATAGATCACCCGGGGTATGCAAACAAGCTTATATTGCTTGATTCCGTTTCAACTAGAGGTTATCCGATTTATGCAGTCAATCAATCAGGAACACCCGATTTGAGCAGACGCTTAACGACGTATGAACAAGTTCAATCTGATCCTGCTAGGGCTATCCCGATTCAGACTGCTTATCGTCAGAAAAACAGGGACCTTCTTAAAGCAATTTGGAATGGGATTATTTATGATCGCAACAGGCCAGAGCCTGAGCGTTATGAGGAATATGTCGACGATATGCTGACGCAGCGAAATTATGCAGAGGTAAATCACGCACTTAATACATTTAATATTAGCTGCTTTGATCACGAAGCGGCGAAAGGAACGAACAGAGCAAAAGCTATATCGATTCCTGTACTTGTATTGCGAGGGGAACACGACTTAGTCATTACCGCCAATATGGCTCAAGAAATGATGGAGGATCTTGGTGATAATGCAAGATTTGTTGAATTAAAAAACTGCGGGCATTCACCGTTAGTCGATGATCTAGAACAATTACTTGGTGTGATTTCAGAATTTCTTAATTTCTAA
- a CDS encoding IDEAL domain-containing protein yields the protein MKERSYSELMKSGAMNKQKSGESFVLELYIEMLLSEVLLTSQKEKLLSLIDQAIDDRNQEEFLSLSTKYRELNKQFGT from the coding sequence ATGAAAGAGAGATCCTATTCAGAGTTAATGAAATCTGGTGCCATGAATAAACAAAAGTCTGGTGAGTCCTTTGTTTTGGAGCTGTACATTGAAATGCTACTGTCCGAGGTGCTTTTAACTTCACAAAAGGAAAAATTGTTATCCCTTATCGATCAGGCCATTGATGACCGCAACCAAGAAGAGTTTCTTAGCTTATCAACAAAATATCGTGAACTAAACAAGCAATTTGGAACTTAA
- a CDS encoding spore coat protein → MQFQQGQNHINMHTGVVPPQLNHGGHEILDVHEVLAGAIGALNQYALLRKYVKDPELLDIIDRQYQFTQNEYNITLDCFKSGQNPAQETQSYKMNQNNDFIYGLSPKPPKKPIQSEMEMSDEIVAGCLLATCKNNATAKTMAACETTNPVVRRVLADSIPNCIEMAYELSIYQNKHQSYQVPQFSQQDMMQIVNSFAPAQGQSQIQNNSNIPNNMPH, encoded by the coding sequence ATGCAATTTCAACAAGGTCAAAATCACATAAATATGCATACGGGGGTCGTACCACCACAACTTAATCATGGTGGACATGAAATCTTGGATGTACACGAGGTTTTAGCTGGTGCAATTGGGGCACTAAATCAATATGCTTTATTGCGCAAATATGTTAAAGACCCAGAGCTACTCGATATTATCGATCGCCAATATCAATTTACTCAAAATGAGTACAATATCACGCTTGATTGTTTTAAATCAGGTCAAAATCCAGCTCAAGAAACACAAAGCTATAAAATGAATCAAAATAACGACTTCATTTACGGCTTATCACCAAAACCACCGAAAAAACCAATCCAATCAGAAATGGAAATGTCCGATGAAATCGTAGCTGGTTGCTTGCTTGCTACTTGTAAAAACAATGCAACGGCTAAAACAATGGCTGCGTGCGAAACAACCAATCCCGTAGTCCGCCGCGTCCTAGCTGACTCGATTCCAAATTGTATTGAAATGGCTTATGAACTTTCTATTTATCAAAACAAGCATCAAAGCTATCAAGTCCCACAATTTTCTCAGCAGGACATGATGCAAATTGTCAATTCCTTTGCCCCTGCGCAAGGTCAATCCCAAATTCAAAACAATTCAAACATCCCAAACAACATGCCACATTAA
- the fabG gene encoding 3-oxoacyl-ACP reductase FabG produces MRLSGKVAIITGAANGLGLAAAEIFAREGASVAIADYNEEQGTARARELAEKGYRVAFFQVNVADQDSVNLMVKNVIDTFGKIDILVNNAGITKDAMLKKMTLENFQRVIDVNLTGVFLCTHAVIPTMTEQGSGKIINTSSVSGVYGNIGQTNYAAAKAGVVGMTKTWAKELGRKGITVNAVAPGFIETNMTAAVPEKILEQLKATIPLGHLGKPEDIANAYLYLASDEAKYVNGTVLHVDGGIMM; encoded by the coding sequence ATGAGATTATCTGGAAAAGTGGCAATTATAACAGGGGCTGCAAATGGCTTAGGGTTAGCTGCGGCAGAAATTTTTGCAAGAGAAGGGGCTAGTGTAGCGATTGCTGATTATAATGAAGAGCAAGGAACAGCACGTGCTAGGGAACTTGCAGAAAAAGGTTACCGGGTTGCTTTTTTCCAAGTAAATGTGGCGGATCAGGATAGTGTGAACTTAATGGTAAAAAATGTCATCGATACATTCGGGAAAATTGACATTTTAGTCAATAATGCTGGAATTACAAAAGATGCTATGCTCAAGAAAATGACACTCGAAAATTTCCAAAGGGTAATTGATGTGAATTTAACAGGTGTGTTCCTCTGTACGCATGCTGTTATTCCGACGATGACAGAACAGGGGAGCGGAAAAATTATCAACACCTCGTCTGTTTCGGGTGTGTACGGAAATATCGGGCAAACAAACTATGCAGCCGCAAAGGCTGGCGTGGTCGGGATGACCAAAACCTGGGCGAAGGAATTAGGACGGAAAGGAATTACTGTCAATGCTGTAGCTCCAGGATTTATCGAGACGAATATGACAGCAGCTGTACCTGAAAAAATCCTTGAGCAATTAAAGGCCACCATTCCCCTTGGTCATTTGGGCAAGCCTGAGGATATTGCCAATGCTTATTTATACTTAGCTTCTGATGAAGCAAAATATGTAAATGGAACAGTCTTACACGTTGATGGCGGGATCATGATGTAA
- a CDS encoding BTAD domain-containing putative transcriptional regulator — protein sequence MAAEKQVDYLAKSKALEGKARIYLDTIRPNYAERLLYEAIAQLENSKESFQEEIARLYQLLAENLINLGHVEKAEKWLNRARTLKVPLDDRNMEARLYLRTGKFEKARKILLLLGKDKQNGKSELPQSHRETELLLSLIAAFTGDGELAKELAQEGIHHGLRMKAPFVEACGWIRMGHAVGLIHRYESSLAIECYETALEIMDNLRIEKGKAESLLGLCYLFGTNGEYERAIEAGKLALQETENVKDIWLSSLITLCIGIASFYHGHTIEAFLQINKAEEMSRQCGDEYGQMLSHFWLSYFHHLLGEKPSFSEHFTKFLRIVEQGDYEFFLINRTLFGPPDQQVFAPLLIEAQKLGLSSHVVMRLLKNMNLVQMESHLGYTLRVKTLGKFQVWLGDKEIEGRGWQRGKAKELFQLFLANKRKLIPKEEIYQILWPDQKEANAQRDFKVALNALNHVLEPNRKARANSYFIIREGVSYGINPNAGLDLDAFSFEQFMIMGLEEKDRDKAMRYLLKGLHYYAGDFLPDRLYEDWCIQERETLLSYFLRGSEKLAQLFVRKEEYDTAIEWCLKIIKKDRTWEEAYRLLMYCYYRKNNRPQAMKWYKKCCETLENELGVTPLEPTIQMYELIVAATID from the coding sequence ATGGCAGCAGAAAAACAAGTGGACTATCTTGCGAAAAGTAAGGCGTTAGAAGGAAAAGCACGTATTTATTTAGATACGATACGGCCAAATTATGCAGAGCGATTATTATATGAAGCAATTGCACAGTTAGAGAATAGTAAGGAGAGCTTTCAAGAAGAAATTGCAAGACTATATCAATTGCTAGCTGAAAACCTTATTAATCTCGGGCATGTCGAAAAAGCTGAGAAGTGGTTGAATCGAGCTAGAACTTTAAAGGTTCCGCTCGATGATAGAAATATGGAAGCAAGGCTATATTTGCGGACAGGTAAATTTGAAAAGGCTAGAAAAATCCTATTATTACTTGGGAAGGACAAACAAAATGGAAAATCAGAGTTGCCACAATCGCATCGTGAGACAGAGCTCCTTCTATCGCTAATTGCTGCCTTTACAGGTGATGGCGAGTTAGCAAAGGAATTAGCACAGGAAGGGATTCATCACGGGTTAAGGATGAAGGCGCCGTTTGTGGAAGCTTGTGGCTGGATCCGCATGGGTCACGCTGTTGGGCTAATCCATCGATATGAATCTAGCTTAGCGATAGAATGTTATGAAACGGCATTAGAAATTATGGACAACCTTCGTATTGAAAAGGGGAAAGCTGAAAGCTTATTGGGACTTTGTTATTTGTTTGGGACTAACGGAGAATATGAACGAGCTATTGAAGCAGGAAAGCTAGCCTTACAGGAGACGGAAAATGTGAAGGATATATGGCTTTCTTCACTTATTACATTGTGTATCGGCATTGCTTCCTTTTACCATGGCCACACAATAGAGGCTTTCTTGCAAATCAATAAGGCAGAAGAAATGTCAAGGCAGTGTGGAGACGAATATGGTCAAATGCTGAGTCATTTTTGGCTGTCTTATTTTCATCATCTTTTAGGGGAAAAGCCAAGCTTTTCCGAGCACTTTACGAAATTTTTAAGAATTGTGGAGCAAGGTGACTATGAATTTTTTCTTATTAATCGAACACTGTTTGGACCACCAGATCAGCAGGTTTTTGCTCCATTATTAATTGAAGCTCAAAAACTGGGACTGTCATCACATGTGGTGATGCGACTTTTGAAGAATATGAATTTAGTGCAAATGGAATCTCACCTGGGTTATACACTGCGTGTAAAGACATTAGGGAAGTTTCAAGTTTGGCTTGGTGATAAAGAAATTGAGGGTAGAGGCTGGCAAAGAGGAAAGGCAAAGGAATTGTTTCAGCTCTTCCTAGCAAACAAACGTAAGCTGATACCGAAAGAGGAAATCTATCAAATTTTATGGCCAGATCAAAAAGAAGCAAATGCACAAAGAGATTTTAAAGTGGCATTAAATGCGCTAAATCATGTGCTTGAGCCTAATCGAAAGGCTCGTGCTAATTCTTATTTTATTATCAGGGAAGGTGTATCCTACGGTATAAATCCAAATGCGGGTCTGGATTTGGATGCGTTTAGCTTCGAACAATTCATGATCATGGGGTTGGAGGAGAAGGATCGAGACAAAGCAATGCGCTATTTGCTAAAGGGACTTCATTATTATGCCGGTGATTTTTTGCCTGATCGTCTTTATGAAGATTGGTGCATTCAGGAGCGAGAAACACTTCTTTCTTATTTTTTAAGAGGATCAGAAAAGCTTGCTCAGCTTTTTGTTCGGAAAGAGGAGTATGATACAGCAATTGAATGGTGTTTAAAAATAATAAAAAAGGATCGAACATGGGAAGAAGCCTATCGTTTGTTAATGTATTGTTATTATCGGAAGAATAACCGTCCTCAAGCTATGAAGTGGTACAAAAAATGCTGTGAAACCCTTGAAAATGAGCTCGGTGTTACACCACTTGAGCCTACGATTCAAATGTATGAGCTGATTGTAGCAGCTACAATCGATTAA
- a CDS encoding TVP38/TMEM64 family protein: MDFEMLKEWFTMENIMKLINEYRSFGPLPGILLPMLEAFFPFLPLVLFVMANASAFGLWLGFLFSWMGACVGALLVFLFFRRFGQQKILQFLHRHPSVEKLMKWVEHHGFGPIFLLLCFPFTPSAVVNIVAGLSNVSIGQYLLAVVAGKMVMIFTISFVGYDLNALVTQPVRTIIVTFIIFLLWYVGKRIEVRLNKSVKREHSGG; this comes from the coding sequence ATGGACTTTGAAATGTTAAAAGAATGGTTTACGATGGAAAACATTATGAAATTAATTAATGAGTACCGATCTTTTGGACCGCTACCAGGGATATTATTACCAATGCTTGAAGCCTTCTTTCCATTTTTACCGCTTGTTCTATTCGTTATGGCAAATGCTAGTGCTTTTGGACTTTGGTTAGGATTCTTATTTTCTTGGATGGGAGCTTGTGTAGGTGCTCTCCTCGTTTTTTTGTTTTTTAGAAGGTTTGGTCAACAGAAAATTCTACAGTTTTTGCATCGCCATCCTAGTGTGGAGAAGTTGATGAAGTGGGTCGAACATCATGGATTTGGTCCGATTTTTCTTCTACTGTGTTTTCCTTTTACTCCGTCTGCAGTCGTTAATATTGTGGCTGGTTTATCTAATGTTAGTATCGGCCAATATTTATTGGCAGTGGTCGCAGGAAAAATGGTCATGATTTTTACGATAAGTTTTGTAGGCTACGATCTTAATGCGTTGGTCACTCAGCCTGTTCGCACCATTATCGTTACCTTTATTATTTTTCTGCTTTGGTATGTGGGGAAAAGAATAGAAGTAAGATTGAATAAAAGTGTGAAAAGAGAACATAGTGGTGGATAG
- a CDS encoding LCP family protein translates to MRLERNQQRKRKLRLKKKWKAVLFLLLVLFLGTVVYSYFQYKQGVLVSGDKAKNEKEKYQFNGKRDQFGGTNILLIGSDARENENSRADTIMIVHYHPDHKTFKLLSIMRDSYVEIPGHGTNKINAAFAFGGPELLRQTIKDNFNLELQYYTIVDFQGFVHVIDEAFPDGVKIDVEKRMDEYINVALDPGVQRLDGESLLGYVRFRHDAIGDFGRVQRQQKVVKELAKQFTSVGTIPKLPKLIGVVTPFVNTNLSTTNMISIGTDYMTKKETIQTMRIPVDGAYEDERISGIGAILSLDFEKNNQEIYDFLKE, encoded by the coding sequence ATGAGATTAGAAAGAAATCAACAGCGGAAGAGAAAGCTAAGGCTAAAGAAAAAATGGAAAGCAGTTCTCTTCTTATTACTTGTTTTGTTCCTAGGAACCGTTGTTTATTCCTATTTTCAGTATAAACAAGGAGTATTAGTTTCCGGGGATAAGGCTAAAAATGAAAAAGAGAAGTACCAGTTTAACGGTAAGCGGGATCAATTTGGTGGTACCAATATTCTTTTGATTGGGAGTGATGCCAGAGAAAACGAGAACTCCCGTGCGGACACAATCATGATTGTCCACTATCATCCGGATCATAAAACATTTAAATTATTATCGATTATGAGGGATTCATATGTTGAGATTCCCGGCCATGGGACAAATAAGATCAATGCAGCTTTTGCCTTTGGCGGGCCTGAATTATTAAGGCAAACGATTAAGGATAACTTTAATCTTGAATTACAATATTATACAATTGTTGACTTTCAAGGATTTGTCCATGTAATTGATGAAGCATTCCCGGATGGAGTGAAGATTGATGTTGAAAAAAGGATGGACGAGTATATTAATGTAGCGCTTGATCCAGGGGTTCAACGACTGGATGGTGAGAGCTTGCTAGGTTATGTCAGATTTCGTCATGATGCCATTGGTGATTTTGGCAGAGTACAACGACAACAAAAGGTGGTAAAGGAACTAGCGAAGCAATTTACTAGTGTTGGAACCATTCCGAAGCTCCCAAAATTAATCGGAGTTGTGACACCGTTTGTCAACACGAACTTATCCACAACCAATATGATCTCGATTGGGACAGACTATATGACGAAAAAAGAAACAATCCAAACAATGAGGATTCCTGTTGATGGTGCTTACGAGGATGAGCGGATAAGTGGAATTGGAGCTATATTAAGTCTTGATTTTGAAAAAAACAACCAAGAAATTTACGATTTTTTAAAAGAATAG
- a CDS encoding class D sortase codes for MLTYNSYWLYKGISASSTPKISVTDFQTKTIAVKKKIVPRKHPKLGEEIGILTIPKLNRSLPIFEGTTSDILKQGVGHIEKTVLPGEQNNSVLSGHRDTVFRGLGKVGVNDELIVETEYGQFLYKIKRVRIVEQHDRTVIVPKPKSTLTLTTCYPFGFIGDAPQRYIVIADLVSQK; via the coding sequence ATGTTAACCTATAATTCTTATTGGCTATATAAAGGAATCTCTGCCTCATCAACACCGAAAATTAGTGTAACTGACTTTCAAACGAAAACCATTGCGGTAAAGAAAAAAATAGTACCACGAAAGCACCCGAAGTTAGGTGAAGAAATAGGCATACTAACGATTCCAAAATTAAACCGCTCCCTACCCATCTTTGAGGGAACCACTTCGGATATTCTGAAGCAAGGGGTGGGACATATTGAAAAAACAGTACTTCCTGGAGAGCAAAATAATTCTGTATTGTCCGGACACAGGGATACGGTATTTCGGGGCCTTGGTAAAGTCGGAGTGAACGATGAGCTGATTGTCGAAACGGAATATGGCCAATTCTTATATAAAATAAAGAGGGTTAGAATTGTCGAACAACATGATCGGACCGTTATCGTACCAAAACCGAAAAGCACGTTAACCTTAACCACCTGTTACCCTTTTGGCTTTATTGGTGACGCACCGCAACGCTATATCGTTATTGCAGATTTAGTTTCACAAAAATAG